The Halomonas denitrificans genome window below encodes:
- a CDS encoding sigma-70 family RNA polymerase sigma factor, with protein MSEVTALVQRHLPAARSGDRRAFAALVAATQGTVASIALAIVRDVQHSEDVAQEVYLQVWSKLDELRNPDSFLPWLREMTRNRSLDFLRRRKVRPGDIPNEDPEARLAQLAASDRTADVVEEDERAAALEQAFDALPPEAREVLALYYREGESTAQVASLLGLRPATVRQRLSRARKALAAGVEQALASNLVRTAPGAAFTAGIAALLTTASPPAAAAAVAAGLGSKSLIKLFATAGLGVALALLGGIAGVVMGIRPHLKTAFDERERLELLAHRRKGVAAVVFAVGGFTASAFVPGAWLPIAVFVLFFGVIGYQSAVAIPRTLARRMAHELAVDPTAPARHRRQRIWCWVGLIGGGLSGFGGLIAGLVSSGRLPLG; from the coding sequence ATGAGTGAGGTCACCGCACTGGTCCAGCGACACCTGCCGGCCGCGCGTTCGGGCGACCGCCGCGCCTTCGCCGCGCTGGTGGCCGCCACCCAGGGCACGGTGGCCAGCATCGCGCTGGCGATCGTACGCGACGTGCAGCACAGCGAGGACGTCGCCCAGGAGGTGTATCTGCAGGTCTGGAGCAAGCTCGACGAGCTGCGCAACCCCGACAGCTTCCTGCCTTGGCTGCGCGAGATGACCCGCAATCGCTCGCTCGACTTCCTGCGCCGGCGCAAGGTGCGCCCGGGCGACATTCCCAACGAAGACCCCGAGGCCCGGCTGGCCCAGCTGGCCGCTTCGGACCGCACTGCGGACGTCGTCGAAGAGGACGAGCGCGCCGCTGCGCTCGAGCAGGCCTTCGACGCACTGCCGCCCGAGGCGCGCGAAGTGCTGGCGCTGTACTACCGGGAAGGCGAGTCCACGGCCCAGGTCGCCTCGCTGCTGGGCCTGCGGCCAGCCACGGTTCGCCAGCGCCTGTCGCGAGCGCGCAAGGCGCTGGCGGCCGGGGTCGAACAGGCGCTTGCCAGCAACCTGGTCCGCACCGCGCCCGGCGCGGCGTTCACCGCCGGCATCGCCGCGCTGCTGACGACCGCATCGCCGCCGGCCGCGGCCGCCGCCGTGGCGGCAGGCCTGGGCAGCAAGTCGCTGATCAAGCTGTTCGCGACCGCCGGTCTCGGCGTCGCCCTCGCGCTGCTCGGCGGCATCGCCGGCGTGGTGATGGGCATCCGCCCGCACCTGAAGACCGCCTTCGACGAGCGCGAGCGGCTCGAGCTGCTGGCGCACCGTCGAAAAGGCGTGGCGGCGGTCGTGTTTGCCGTCGGCGGCTTCACCGCCTCGGCCTTCGTGCCGGGCGCGTGGCTTCCGATCGCCGTGTTCGTGCTGTTCTTCGGCGTCATCGGCTACCAGTCGGCGGTGGCCATCCCGCGCACGCTCGCCCGCCGCATGGCCCACGAGCTGGCAGTGGACCCGACCGCCCCCGCGCGCCACCGCCGCCAGCGCATCTGGTGCTGGGTCGGCCTCATCGGCGGTGGTCTGTCCGGCTTCGGCGGCCTGATCGCCGGGCTGGTGTCGTCGGGGCGTCTGCCGCTGGGTTGA
- a CDS encoding type II toxin-antitoxin system PemK/MazF family toxin produces MQRGEVWVASFKPFRGREVGKARPCVIVQADWLTLESPGTLIVLPLTSQLWAGADALRVEVPPRGRLRKSSWVMIDKIQSLDTGRFSDGPLARLDEPEMALIDKKMQAVLGML; encoded by the coding sequence ATGCAGCGCGGCGAGGTTTGGGTCGCGAGCTTCAAGCCCTTTCGAGGGCGGGAAGTCGGCAAAGCGAGGCCGTGCGTGATCGTCCAGGCCGACTGGTTGACCCTGGAATCGCCCGGAACCCTGATCGTACTGCCGCTGACCTCACAACTCTGGGCCGGCGCGGATGCCCTGCGCGTCGAAGTGCCGCCGCGCGGACGCCTGCGCAAATCCTCGTGGGTGATGATCGACAAGATCCAGTCCCTGGACACCGGCCGGTTCAGCGACGGGCCGCTGGCCCGGCTCGATGAGCCGGAGATGGCCTTGATCGACAAGAAGATGCAGGCCGTGCTGGGGATGCTGTAG
- a CDS encoding ribbon-helix-helix protein, CopG family, which yields MANISVRLPPDVEKKLDEEMRRTARSRSELVREAVGDYLTRKQKERVVAEMRRAARALYSDPDAKGEATAVAEEGVEDWLENIDTEERAAGVDPEERWWD from the coding sequence ATGGCCAACATCAGCGTACGCCTGCCGCCGGACGTCGAGAAGAAGCTGGACGAAGAGATGCGGCGGACCGCGCGCAGCCGCTCGGAGCTCGTGCGCGAGGCGGTCGGCGACTACCTCACGCGCAAGCAGAAGGAACGGGTCGTGGCGGAAATGCGCCGGGCGGCCAGGGCGCTGTACTCGGATCCCGACGCGAAGGGCGAGGCCACCGCCGTCGCCGAGGAGGGTGTCGAGGACTGGCTGGAGAACATCGACACCGAAGAGCGTGCCGCGGGGGTCGATCCCGAAGAGCGGTGGTGGGACTGA
- the recG gene encoding ATP-dependent DNA helicase RecG — protein sequence MADPSSKPAARAGRPISELNGVGPAIAAKFKALGLIDEVDLLFHRPLRYEDRTRITPIGRLRPSTTAQIQGRVTHQEVRYARRKSLLVVVADDSGQVVLRFFNFYTSQKRQFAVGNLVRCFGEVRFGPEGYEMAHPQCRNLREGHEPPLPDHLTPVYPTTAGLGQARLAERILETVDRALNGQLALPDPLGKVDGLGTLAEALATVHRPPATANLDAIIDGYDPAVQRLALEELLAHHLALARLNRARAKQHADALDDEAGLVAKLLAQFPFTPTGAQTRVIGEISKDLSGTRPMRRLLQGDVGSGKTLVAAAAVAQAVGAGAQAAIVAPTEILAEQHRENFSAWFEPLGIEPVWLAGKVSGRARREALEKLANGAPVAIGTHALFQEGVEFDRLRLVVVDEQHRFGVHQRLALAAKGAEATGRGRTRIPHQLVMTATPIPRTLAMTAYAGLEVSVIDELPPGRKPVTTALVRDDRRDELVDRIRTQLAAGHQAYWVCPLIEESDLLEAEAAETTWEALKEQLPEFDVGLVHGRMKARDKQAVMERFKAGEIHLLVATTVIEVGVDVPNAGLMIIENAERLGLSQLHQLRGRVGRGSEQAACVLMYKPPLGELAKARLEVMRETTDGFRIAERDLELRGPGEVLGTRQTGMLRFRIADLARDADRVEQVPALAAKLDRDSADVLIERWIGDSEQFADV from the coding sequence ATGGCCGATCCATCGTCGAAACCGGCTGCGCGCGCAGGCCGCCCGATTTCCGAACTGAACGGCGTCGGGCCGGCGATCGCGGCGAAGTTCAAGGCGCTGGGGTTGATCGACGAGGTCGATCTTCTGTTCCACCGGCCGCTGCGCTACGAGGACCGGACGCGGATCACGCCGATCGGCCGCCTTCGGCCGTCGACCACGGCGCAGATCCAGGGACGCGTGACGCACCAGGAGGTGCGCTACGCGCGCCGCAAGAGCCTGCTGGTGGTGGTCGCCGACGACAGCGGCCAGGTGGTGCTGCGCTTCTTCAACTTCTACACCAGCCAGAAGCGCCAGTTCGCGGTCGGCAACCTCGTGCGCTGCTTCGGCGAGGTGCGCTTCGGGCCCGAAGGCTACGAGATGGCGCACCCGCAGTGCAGGAACCTCCGCGAAGGGCACGAGCCGCCGCTGCCCGACCACCTGACGCCGGTCTATCCGACCACCGCCGGGCTGGGCCAGGCACGGCTCGCCGAGCGCATTCTCGAAACCGTGGACCGCGCGTTGAACGGGCAACTCGCCCTGCCCGACCCGCTGGGCAAGGTCGATGGCCTCGGCACGCTGGCCGAGGCGCTGGCCACGGTCCACCGGCCGCCGGCGACGGCCAACCTGGACGCGATCATCGACGGTTACGACCCGGCCGTGCAGCGGCTGGCGCTGGAGGAGCTGCTGGCCCACCACCTGGCGCTGGCGCGCCTGAACCGGGCCCGGGCGAAGCAGCACGCCGATGCACTGGACGACGAGGCCGGGCTGGTAGCGAAACTGCTGGCGCAGTTCCCGTTCACGCCGACCGGGGCACAGACGCGCGTCATCGGCGAAATCTCGAAGGACCTTTCGGGCACGCGCCCGATGCGCCGGCTGCTGCAGGGCGACGTCGGTTCGGGCAAGACGCTGGTGGCCGCCGCGGCGGTGGCGCAGGCCGTCGGCGCCGGGGCGCAGGCGGCGATCGTCGCGCCGACGGAGATCCTGGCCGAGCAGCACCGCGAGAACTTCTCGGCCTGGTTCGAGCCGCTGGGCATCGAGCCCGTGTGGCTGGCCGGCAAGGTCAGCGGCCGGGCGCGGCGCGAGGCGCTGGAGAAGCTCGCCAATGGCGCGCCGGTGGCGATCGGCACGCACGCGCTGTTCCAGGAGGGCGTGGAATTCGATCGGCTGCGGCTGGTGGTCGTCGACGAGCAGCACCGCTTCGGCGTTCACCAGCGGCTGGCGTTGGCGGCCAAGGGGGCCGAGGCCACGGGCCGGGGACGCACGCGGATTCCGCATCAGCTGGTGATGACCGCGACACCGATCCCGCGCACGCTGGCCATGACCGCCTACGCCGGGCTGGAAGTCTCGGTCATCGACGAACTGCCGCCGGGCCGCAAGCCGGTGACCACCGCGCTGGTCCGCGACGACCGCCGCGACGAACTGGTCGACCGGATCCGAACGCAGCTGGCGGCCGGTCACCAGGCCTACTGGGTCTGTCCGCTGATCGAGGAGTCCGACCTGCTCGAGGCCGAGGCCGCCGAGACCACCTGGGAGGCGCTCAAGGAACAACTGCCCGAGTTCGACGTCGGCCTGGTACACGGCCGGATGAAGGCGCGCGACAAGCAGGCGGTGATGGAGCGCTTCAAGGCCGGCGAGATCCACCTGTTGGTGGCCACGACGGTCATCGAGGTCGGCGTCGACGTGCCCAACGCCGGCCTGATGATCATCGAGAACGCCGAGCGGCTCGGGCTCTCGCAGCTGCACCAGCTCCGCGGCCGGGTTGGCCGCGGCAGCGAGCAGGCCGCCTGCGTGCTGATGTACAAGCCGCCCCTCGGCGAGCTGGCCAAGGCCCGATTGGAAGTCATGCGCGAAACTACGGATGGCTTCCGCATCGCCGAGCGCGACCTGGAGCTGCGCGGCCCGGGGGAAGTGCTCGGCACGCGCCAGACCGGCATGCTGCGCTTCCGCATCGCCGACCTGGCCCGCGACGCGGACCGGGTCGAGCAGGTGCCGGCCCTGGCCGCGAAGCTGGACCGCGACTCGGCCGACGTGCTGATCGAACGTTGGATCGGCGATTCGGAGCAGTTTGCCGACGTTTGA
- a CDS encoding RidA family protein, whose product MHKHPIHTPSAPAAIGPYSQAIRAGDTIYLSGQIPLDPAAGELIDGNFEARTRRVFDNLAAVCEAAGGSLNDICKLNVFLTDLGRFAEVNSIMAEYFAEPYPARAAVQVAALPKGVDVEMDAIAHIPG is encoded by the coding sequence ATGCACAAACATCCCATCCACACCCCCTCCGCCCCCGCCGCCATCGGCCCGTACTCCCAAGCCATTCGCGCCGGCGACACAATCTACCTCTCTGGCCAGATCCCGCTCGACCCGGCCGCCGGCGAGCTGATCGACGGCAATTTCGAGGCCCGCACGCGCCGGGTATTCGACAACCTGGCCGCGGTCTGCGAGGCCGCAGGCGGCAGCCTGAACGACATCTGCAAGCTGAACGTGTTCCTGACCGACCTGGGGCGCTTTGCCGAGGTCAACTCGATCATGGCGGAGTACTTCGCCGAGCCCTACCCTGCCCGCGCCGCGGTGCAGGTCGCGGCGCTGCCGAAGGGCGTGGACGTGGAGATGGACGCGATCGCGCACATTCCCGGTTGA